Proteins from a single region of Nocardiopsis dassonvillei subsp. dassonvillei DSM 43111:
- a CDS encoding ABC transporter ATP-binding protein, with amino-acid sequence MSTTETDPHETPPTRGEESVPVLSARGVEVAFAAGFAPGGGRGTARAVDGVNLDVSAGEIVALVGESGCGKTTLARVLLGLERPTGGDVAFEGDPLRYGSRDMRRYRRRVQLVQQDPTGSLNPRRTVYESVAEGLRIHEGTVSDEAERVGAALSKAGLRPPDRFFPRYPHELSGGQRQRVVIAGALILDPEVLVADEPVASLDASVRGEILRLLLDLRADLGLSALVATHDRGLAWNIADRVAVMYLGRVVELGTVEEVLSAPAHPYTRALLSVLPEADGEPVVLSGEPPDPKRVPRGCRFHPRCPVLASGEAERAGVADRCRTVDPAILGGGAERRVACHWAAADAAGRVREGEPASG; translated from the coding sequence GTGAGCACCACCGAGACCGACCCCCACGAGACACCGCCGACCCGCGGGGAGGAGTCGGTCCCCGTCCTGAGCGCCCGGGGGGTGGAGGTCGCCTTCGCGGCCGGGTTCGCCCCCGGCGGCGGCCGGGGCACCGCCCGCGCCGTGGACGGCGTCAACCTCGACGTCTCCGCGGGCGAGATCGTGGCGCTGGTGGGGGAGTCCGGCTGCGGCAAGACCACCCTGGCCCGCGTCCTGCTGGGCCTGGAGCGGCCCACGGGCGGTGACGTGGCCTTCGAGGGCGATCCGCTGCGCTACGGCTCCCGCGACATGCGCCGCTACCGCCGCCGGGTGCAACTGGTGCAGCAGGACCCCACCGGGTCGCTCAACCCGCGCCGCACCGTCTACGAGTCCGTGGCCGAGGGACTGCGCATCCACGAGGGCACCGTGTCCGACGAGGCCGAGCGGGTCGGCGCGGCGCTGTCCAAGGCGGGCCTGCGCCCGCCGGACCGGTTCTTCCCCCGCTACCCGCACGAGCTGTCGGGCGGCCAGCGCCAGCGCGTGGTGATCGCCGGTGCGCTCATCCTGGACCCCGAGGTGCTGGTGGCCGACGAGCCGGTGGCCTCCCTGGACGCGTCGGTGCGCGGCGAGATCCTGCGGCTGCTCCTGGACCTGCGCGCCGACCTGGGGCTGTCGGCCCTGGTGGCCACGCACGACCGGGGCCTGGCCTGGAACATCGCCGACCGGGTCGCGGTGATGTACCTGGGGCGCGTGGTGGAGTTGGGCACCGTGGAGGAGGTCCTGTCCGCTCCCGCCCACCCCTACACCCGGGCGCTGCTGTCGGTGCTGCCCGAGGCGGACGGGGAACCGGTGGTGCTCTCCGGCGAGCCGCCGGACCCCAAACGGGTGCCCCGGGGCTGCCGCTTCCACCCGCGCTGCCCGGTGCTGGCCTCCGGTGAGGCCGAACGCGCAGGGGTGGCCGACCGCTGCCGCACCGTGGACCCGGCGATCCTGGGGGGCGGCGCCGAACGGCGGGTGGCCTGCCACTGGGCGGCGGCCGACGCCGCCGGACGCGTGCGCGAGGGGGAACCGGCCTCCGGCTGA
- a CDS encoding ABC transporter ATP-binding protein, whose protein sequence is MTSLLDVRDLRVTYRTGGGDIPAVRGVDLSLDPGDTLGLAGESGSGKSTVALALLRLLPETARISGEVLLEGENVLDMRWGRLRAVRWAGASIVFQGAMHSLNPVRRIGQQIAEPMSVHGTVPAAEAPARVGALLEQVGLPASRARDYPHQLSGGQRQRAMIAMALACEPRLVIADEATTALDVMIQAQILALLRRLVAEHGIGMLMISHDLSVLASTCDRVAVMYAGRVVEQGPAREVVHEPAHPYAGALSAAFPRIGDPASRLAPRGLPGDPPDPADPPSGCVFRPRCAVAETVCSTVDPPLWPVDPDTEGASTRQAACVHVGPARPLTATGDDGGRP, encoded by the coding sequence TTGACCTCCCTCCTCGACGTCCGCGACCTGCGCGTCACCTACCGCACGGGCGGCGGCGACATCCCCGCCGTGCGCGGCGTGGACCTGTCCCTGGACCCCGGTGACACCCTGGGCCTGGCGGGGGAGTCGGGCAGCGGCAAGTCCACCGTGGCCCTGGCCCTGCTGCGCCTGCTGCCCGAGACCGCGCGCATCTCCGGCGAGGTCCTGCTGGAGGGCGAGAACGTCCTGGACATGCGCTGGGGCCGCCTGCGCGCGGTCCGCTGGGCGGGCGCCTCCATCGTCTTCCAGGGCGCCATGCACTCGCTCAACCCGGTCCGGCGGATCGGACAGCAGATCGCCGAGCCGATGAGCGTGCACGGCACGGTCCCCGCGGCGGAGGCGCCCGCACGCGTCGGCGCACTGCTCGAACAGGTCGGCCTGCCCGCCTCCCGCGCCCGCGACTACCCCCACCAGCTGTCCGGCGGGCAGCGCCAGCGGGCCATGATCGCGATGGCGCTGGCCTGCGAGCCGCGTCTGGTCATCGCCGACGAGGCCACCACCGCCCTGGACGTGATGATCCAGGCCCAGATCCTGGCCCTGCTGCGGCGGCTCGTCGCCGAGCACGGCATCGGCATGCTGATGATCAGCCACGACCTGTCGGTCCTGGCCTCGACCTGCGACCGGGTCGCGGTCATGTACGCGGGCCGGGTCGTGGAGCAGGGACCGGCGCGGGAGGTCGTGCACGAACCCGCGCACCCCTACGCCGGCGCGCTCAGCGCCGCCTTCCCCCGCATCGGCGACCCGGCCTCGCGCCTGGCGCCCCGGGGCCTGCCCGGCGACCCGCCCGACCCGGCGGACCCGCCCTCGGGCTGCGTGTTCCGACCGCGCTGCGCGGTGGCCGAGACCGTGTGCTCCACGGTCGACCCGCCCCTGTGGCCGGTGGACCCCGACACCGAGGGCGCGTCCACCAGGCAGGCGGCGTGCGTGCACGTGGGCCCCGCCCGGCCGCTGACCGCCACCGGGGACGACGGGGGCCGTCCGTGA
- the egtB gene encoding ergothioneine biosynthesis protein EgtB, which yields MNHEQERAKERIAAELDRARDRSNGLTLHALDEGELLAQHSPLMSPLVWDLAHVGNYEEQWLLRAAGGREALRPDIDTLYDAFENPRAERVSLPLLRPEEARDYNARVRREVLDALESADLTRVETGPDGERSLLDAGFVFHMVIQHEHQHGETMLATHQLRKGEPVLLEEAAPVTTLRPPVRDEVFVPEGPFTMGTDDDPWAYDNERPARTVDLGPYWIDTALVTNAAYQEFMDDGGYQTRRWWTRDGWEWKEKRGAVSPAFWTREGTGWSRRRFGRQEMVPPDEPVQHVCFHEARAYAAWAGKRLPSEPEWEKAARFDPVSGRSRRYPWGDTDPGPGHANLGQRRLGPSPAGRHPDGASPLGVQQLVGDVWEWTSTTFTGYPGFRAFPYEDYSEVFFDDGYKVLRGGSWATHPTAARATFRNWDHPIRRQIFSGFRCARDAEPA from the coding sequence GTGAACCACGAACAGGAGCGCGCCAAGGAGCGCATCGCCGCCGAACTCGACCGGGCGAGGGACCGCAGCAACGGGCTGACCCTCCACGCCCTCGACGAGGGGGAGCTGCTCGCCCAGCACTCGCCCCTGATGTCGCCGCTGGTCTGGGACCTGGCGCACGTGGGCAACTACGAGGAGCAGTGGCTGCTGCGCGCCGCGGGGGGCCGTGAGGCGCTGCGCCCCGACATCGACACCCTCTACGACGCCTTCGAGAACCCGCGCGCCGAACGGGTCAGCCTCCCGCTGCTGCGGCCCGAGGAGGCCCGCGACTACAACGCGCGCGTGCGCAGGGAGGTGCTCGACGCGCTGGAGTCCGCCGACCTCACCCGGGTGGAGACCGGCCCGGACGGCGAACGCTCCCTGCTGGACGCCGGGTTCGTCTTCCACATGGTCATCCAGCACGAGCACCAGCACGGCGAGACCATGCTCGCCACCCACCAGCTCCGCAAGGGCGAGCCCGTCCTGCTGGAGGAGGCCGCGCCCGTCACCACGCTGCGCCCGCCGGTCCGGGACGAGGTGTTCGTGCCCGAGGGGCCGTTCACCATGGGCACCGACGACGACCCCTGGGCCTACGACAACGAGCGCCCCGCGCGCACCGTCGACCTGGGCCCCTACTGGATCGACACCGCCCTCGTGACCAACGCCGCCTACCAGGAGTTCATGGACGACGGCGGCTACCAGACCCGCCGCTGGTGGACCCGCGACGGCTGGGAGTGGAAGGAGAAGCGGGGAGCGGTCTCCCCTGCCTTCTGGACCCGGGAGGGGACCGGGTGGTCGCGCCGCCGGTTCGGCCGCCAGGAGATGGTGCCCCCCGACGAGCCCGTGCAGCATGTGTGCTTCCACGAGGCCCGGGCCTACGCCGCCTGGGCGGGCAAGCGCCTGCCGAGCGAGCCCGAGTGGGAGAAGGCCGCGCGCTTCGACCCGGTCAGCGGCCGGTCCCGGCGCTACCCGTGGGGCGACACCGATCCCGGACCCGGCCACGCCAACCTGGGCCAGCGCAGGCTGGGCCCCTCACCCGCCGGGCGCCACCCCGACGGCGCCTCGCCGCTGGGCGTCCAGCAGCTGGTCGGCGACGTGTGGGAGTGGACCTCCACCACCTTCACCGGCTACCCGGGGTTCCGCGCCTTCCCGTACGAGGACTACTCGGAGGTGTTCTTCGACGACGGGTACAAGGTGCTGCGGGGCGGCTCCTGGGCCACCCACCCCACCGCGGCCCGCGCCACGTTCCGCAACTGGGACCACCCGATCCGCCGGCAGATCTTCAGCGGTTTCCGCTGCGCGCGCGACGCGGAACCCGCCTGA
- a CDS encoding ABC transporter permease produces MNAPAGTPGSPSDGENGPSARSEGAATATAPPPTTAPPSPRVLARRRRQEALRRFAREYARNRAGLVGLTALLAIGALALTAPLFVDQADLTVTGAPGTAYEEPSARFPLGTDNFGRSILDLVVWGSRVSLTVGFLATAVSVVLGTLVGVTAGHFGASGGPAGRFVSSALMRVTDWFLVLPTLVLAVALAAVLPRGTGTIIIAIGLTVWPATARLVRAQTLAVEARPYVERARALGGGHGHVMLWHVLPNVMPVVLAQTTLLVATSIIAESTLAFLGVGDPTTISWGGILDAARNAGAISSGIWWYMVPPGLAIAVVALSFTLCGRALESVINPRLREQR; encoded by the coding sequence GTGAACGCCCCCGCCGGGACGCCCGGCAGCCCGAGCGACGGGGAGAACGGCCCCTCCGCCCGGTCGGAGGGCGCCGCCACGGCGACCGCACCGCCGCCGACGACCGCACCGCCCTCGCCCCGCGTCCTGGCCCGCAGACGCCGTCAGGAGGCCCTGCGCCGCTTCGCCCGCGAGTACGCCCGCAACCGGGCCGGGCTGGTCGGCCTGACCGCGCTGCTGGCCATCGGCGCCCTGGCCCTGACCGCGCCGCTCTTCGTCGACCAGGCCGACCTCACCGTCACCGGCGCGCCGGGCACCGCCTACGAGGAGCCCAGCGCGCGGTTCCCGCTCGGCACCGACAACTTCGGCCGCTCCATCCTGGACCTGGTCGTCTGGGGCTCACGGGTCTCGCTCACGGTGGGCTTCCTGGCCACGGCCGTCTCCGTGGTCCTGGGCACCCTGGTCGGGGTCACCGCCGGGCACTTCGGCGCCTCCGGCGGCCCCGCGGGGCGGTTCGTGTCCTCCGCGCTCATGCGCGTCACCGACTGGTTCCTGGTCCTGCCCACGCTCGTCCTGGCCGTCGCGCTGGCCGCCGTGCTGCCGCGCGGCACCGGAACCATCATCATCGCCATCGGCCTGACCGTCTGGCCCGCCACGGCGCGCCTGGTGCGCGCCCAGACCCTCGCGGTGGAGGCGCGCCCCTACGTGGAGCGGGCCCGCGCCCTGGGCGGCGGCCACGGCCACGTCATGCTCTGGCACGTCCTGCCCAACGTCATGCCGGTCGTGCTCGCCCAGACCACCCTGCTCGTGGCCACCTCGATCATCGCCGAGTCCACGCTGGCCTTCCTGGGCGTGGGAGACCCCACGACGATCTCCTGGGGAGGCATCCTGGACGCGGCCCGCAACGCGGGCGCGATCAGCTCCGGGATCTGGTGGTACATGGTTCCGCCCGGCCTGGCGATCGCCGTGGTCGCGCTGTCCTTCACACTGTGCGGCCGGGCCCTCGAATCCGTCATCAACCCGCGACTCCGGGAGCAGCGTTGA
- a CDS encoding arylamine N-acetyltransferase family protein — MTHETLVSDSLAPAPRPSLLTTDRDFWQGRELDLDAYLARLGLSGDLPPTLDTLRAVHRAHLAAIPFENLQIVLERPILLDVPALVDKMVLRARGGYCYEQNLLLAAALDRLGFSVTGFAARVLSGGTGAPRPATHALLRVDLEEGPWLADVGFGSGLLEPVPFADGHQEVQGGWGLRLDRVSEVGEDEWLLRSFDGRGWNPLYSFSATAMVRQDYAVFSHHLVTHPRSPFRGRLVVQRIGPGAHHMLMDTTLTTAAPDGTRTEREVPVEEVGQVLQEVFGIGLDQDERAVVEKRLREFTGM, encoded by the coding sequence ATGACGCACGAAACCCTCGTTTCCGACAGCCTGGCCCCCGCGCCCCGGCCCTCCCTCCTCACCACCGACCGCGACTTCTGGCAGGGACGGGAACTGGACCTGGACGCCTACCTGGCCCGCCTGGGCCTGTCCGGCGACCTGCCGCCCACGCTGGACACCCTGCGCGCCGTGCACCGCGCGCACCTGGCCGCCATCCCCTTCGAGAACCTCCAGATCGTCCTGGAGCGCCCCATCCTGCTGGACGTGCCCGCGCTGGTGGACAAGATGGTCCTCCGGGCCAGGGGCGGCTACTGCTACGAGCAGAACCTGCTGCTGGCGGCCGCGCTGGACCGGCTCGGCTTCTCCGTCACCGGCTTCGCCGCCCGCGTGCTCTCCGGCGGCACGGGCGCCCCGCGCCCGGCCACGCACGCCCTGCTGCGGGTGGACCTGGAGGAGGGGCCGTGGCTGGCCGACGTCGGCTTCGGCAGCGGCCTGCTGGAACCGGTCCCCTTCGCCGACGGGCACCAGGAGGTCCAGGGCGGGTGGGGCCTGCGCCTGGACCGCGTGTCCGAGGTGGGCGAGGACGAGTGGCTGCTGCGCTCCTTCGACGGTCGCGGGTGGAATCCGCTGTACTCCTTCTCCGCCACCGCGATGGTGCGCCAGGACTACGCCGTCTTCAGCCACCACCTGGTCACCCACCCGCGCTCCCCGTTCCGGGGCAGGCTGGTGGTCCAGCGCATCGGACCGGGTGCCCATCACATGCTGATGGACACCACCCTGACCACCGCCGCGCCCGACGGCACCCGCACGGAACGCGAGGTGCCCGTGGAAGAGGTGGGACAGGTGTTGCAGGAGGTGTTCGGCATCGGCCTTGACCAGGACGAACGGGCCGTCGTCGAGAAGCGCCTCCGGGAGTTCACCGGCATGTGA
- a CDS encoding ABC transporter permease, whose protein sequence is MTTTPTAAGGPPGEEAITAPSPAGPAGPGRARRAARYVAGRLTTAVVSLAAVVVAGFFLFRILPGDPVRAMTEGREVTAEQREELRRQFGLDQPLWQQFLDYALGLLRLDLGESFQYHEPVAELILDRLGPTILLAGTGTVIAALLGLFLGARAGWRPGSRSDRANTAVALFFWSVPTFWLGLLLIVFLASGRGFVPGMFPTGGMVDPRTGGGLETVLNTAWHMVLPVTTMVAVIYAQYLMIMRSSLMDEKGADYLTTARAKGLRDALVRRRHAVPNALLPTVTLLFLNLGQVVSGVILVETVFSWPGLGQLFYSGLRVPDLGLVQGLFVVFAASVILMNLLADLVYPLLDPRVRP, encoded by the coding sequence CCGCCCGGGGAGGAGGCGATCACCGCCCCCTCCCCGGCCGGACCCGCCGGACCGGGCCGCGCCCGGCGCGCCGCGCGCTACGTGGCCGGACGCCTGACGACCGCGGTGGTCTCCCTGGCCGCCGTGGTCGTCGCCGGGTTCTTCCTCTTCCGGATCCTGCCCGGCGACCCCGTGCGCGCCATGACCGAGGGCCGCGAGGTCACCGCCGAGCAGCGCGAGGAGCTGCGCCGCCAGTTCGGGCTCGACCAGCCGCTGTGGCAGCAGTTCCTCGACTACGCGCTCGGCCTGCTGCGCCTCGACCTGGGTGAGTCCTTCCAGTACCACGAACCCGTCGCCGAACTCATCCTGGACCGGCTCGGCCCGACCATCCTGCTCGCCGGGACCGGCACGGTCATCGCCGCGCTGCTGGGCCTGTTCCTGGGCGCCCGGGCGGGCTGGAGGCCGGGCAGCCGCTCGGACCGGGCCAACACCGCCGTCGCCCTGTTCTTCTGGTCGGTGCCCACGTTCTGGCTCGGCCTGCTGCTCATCGTCTTCCTGGCCTCGGGGCGCGGGTTCGTGCCCGGCATGTTCCCGACCGGCGGCATGGTCGACCCCCGCACCGGCGGGGGCCTGGAGACCGTGCTGAACACCGCCTGGCACATGGTGCTGCCCGTCACCACCATGGTCGCGGTCATCTACGCCCAGTACCTGATGATCATGCGCTCCTCGCTCATGGACGAGAAGGGCGCCGACTACCTCACCACCGCGCGCGCCAAGGGCCTGCGCGACGCCCTGGTGCGGCGCAGGCACGCCGTGCCCAACGCCCTGCTGCCCACGGTGACGCTCCTGTTCCTCAACCTCGGACAGGTCGTGTCCGGGGTGATCCTCGTGGAGACCGTGTTCTCCTGGCCCGGCCTCGGACAGCTCTTCTACTCCGGCCTGCGCGTACCCGACCTCGGCCTCGTCCAGGGCCTGTTCGTGGTGTTCGCGGCCTCGGTGATCCTCATGAACCTGCTCGCCGACCTGGTGTACCCGCTGCTCGACCCCCGGGTGCGCCCGTGA
- the egtA gene encoding ergothioneine biosynthesis glutamate--cysteine ligase EgtA yields the protein MAHHMTTEDVHEYINGVCFKTGPPGKVGAETEWLVADSADPTAPVPVDRLAALVESCGPPPSGSGVTFEPGGQLELSSPALPGPARAHAALSADLDHVGKALAEAGLHLVETALDPARPPRRQLREARYTAMERFFAHHRQPSGYTMMCSTASLQVCLDTGEDAADVRDRWELVHRLGPVLVAAFANSAVWRGRPTGWKSTRWAIWAATDATRTRPVLDAGSPADPATAWAEYALAARVMAVPGGEGPWTPDPGVTFSQWLDGQGPRPATRADLEFHLSTLFPPVRPRGWWELRMIDALPVRWWPVPVALAAALVDDPRARAAAEEATEELCGGRSPDRHLWLRSARLGMADPDVARCARACFDAAIEALPRMGAASLAALVDDYADHHTRRGLSPADTRPTVPVPRPARGERVRSAAAGPGHVEGAR from the coding sequence ATGGCCCACCACATGACCACGGAAGACGTCCACGAGTACATCAACGGCGTTTGCTTCAAGACCGGCCCTCCCGGCAAGGTCGGAGCCGAGACCGAATGGCTGGTCGCCGACTCCGCGGACCCGACCGCACCCGTTCCCGTCGACCGCCTCGCGGCCCTGGTGGAGTCCTGCGGCCCGCCGCCCTCGGGAAGCGGCGTCACCTTCGAACCCGGCGGACAGCTCGAACTCAGCTCGCCCGCCCTTCCGGGACCGGCCCGGGCGCACGCGGCGCTCTCCGCCGACCTGGACCACGTCGGCAAGGCCCTCGCCGAGGCCGGGCTCCACCTGGTCGAGACGGCCCTCGACCCCGCCCGCCCGCCCCGGCGCCAGCTCCGTGAAGCCCGCTACACGGCCATGGAGCGCTTCTTCGCCCACCACCGCCAGCCCAGCGGCTACACCATGATGTGCAGCACCGCCTCGCTCCAGGTGTGCCTGGACACGGGGGAGGACGCCGCCGACGTCCGCGACCGCTGGGAACTCGTCCACCGGCTCGGTCCGGTGCTCGTCGCCGCTTTCGCCAACTCCGCCGTCTGGCGGGGCCGCCCCACCGGGTGGAAGTCCACCCGGTGGGCGATCTGGGCGGCCACCGACGCCACCCGCACCCGGCCCGTCCTGGACGCGGGCAGCCCCGCCGACCCCGCCACGGCGTGGGCCGAGTACGCGCTGGCCGCCAGGGTCATGGCCGTCCCCGGAGGCGAGGGCCCCTGGACCCCCGACCCGGGCGTGACCTTCTCCCAGTGGCTCGACGGGCAGGGTCCGCGCCCGGCCACCCGGGCCGACCTGGAGTTCCACCTCAGCACTCTCTTCCCGCCCGTGCGCCCGCGCGGCTGGTGGGAACTGCGGATGATCGACGCGCTGCCCGTGCGCTGGTGGCCGGTCCCGGTGGCGCTCGCCGCCGCCCTGGTCGACGACCCCCGCGCCCGCGCCGCGGCCGAGGAGGCCACCGAGGAGCTGTGCGGGGGGCGCTCCCCCGACCGCCACCTGTGGCTGCGCTCGGCGCGCCTGGGCATGGCCGACCCCGACGTCGCCCGGTGCGCCCGCGCCTGCTTCGACGCCGCCATCGAGGCGCTGCCCCGCATGGGCGCCGCCTCCCTGGCCGCGCTGGTCGACGACTACGCCGACCACCACACGCGGCGCGGGCTCAGCCCCGCCGACACCCGGCCGACCGTGCCCGTACCGCGCCCGGCGCGGGGGGAGCGCGTACGGTCCGCGGCCGCGGGCCCCGGACACGTGGAAGGAGCACGGTGA